A portion of the Moraxella ovis genome contains these proteins:
- the gpJ gene encoding TipJ family phage tail tip protein: MQIYGSKKGQGKQRQPVIAPDSAQSKAFVSIMYGLGEGEIAGLANGYKSVYLEDTPLQNDNGEFNFPNVKVDFRTGTNDQEYIDGFPDVASETAVNVELKHGTPYIKAFNNLDLDALRVRLKWGALRQQNRENGDVSGVKIDYAIDVKTDNGGWVEALNTSINAKTSNAYERSHRIDLPKAGAGWQLRVRRITPNSTSDFVSDKMYVSAITEVIDLKLRYPNTALLGLRYDASSFGSIAKMSARCRGLIIKVPTNYDPISRTYDGLWNGEFKLAYCNNPAWVYYDLCTAERYGLGGRLTGSMIDKWSLYRLAQYCDEMVDDGMGGQEPRFTVNVYIQSADGAFELLSRLAGVFRAISYWDGSSIVLDADIPQDSIYSFSRANVIDGMFEYTGTRSRDRRTVAKVAWDNPANHFKTEYEYVRDEAAIAKFGVRVADISAWGCTSRGQAQRAGLWALKSEQLETRMVTFKVGLDGLIPAPAKVIEISDELFAGRATGGRVLAINKTKTVITLDRAITAKAGDTLVINGDDGVSQRRQIRSVSGDKITVTKAFGNISVENVWVLDSQDLATMKFRVLSVTADDNHTFTITAVQYNGAKYDAIDHGAYTPERPISVVSPTVQAPTKSVNLSSYHTVNQGVSMTTLVIGWEQVAGAVKYQVEWRKDNGNWQALPPTGTNSIEISGVYAGQYEARVTAISAFGQASLATHSNLTQIQGKVGKPPRLARLTATGKLFGMDLAWNFNAGSADTNYTEIQVSPDGRTNITTLGTFAYPTNKHEITGLQGNLTQYYRARIVDKLGNASDWTDWMGGTTSADAAKVLDLISGHITESHLDRALREPIAKIADFDDKFAGFDGRINQFASRFNSKIPTIEQAVQQVNARLPQLNRSIDDLMSDKNAKSQEIVNIKQTLGNTTTQVRDVATSTSNLTRRFGEMAVSQQRNQDALSARMQTVQDSIVSNEQALSRRINQLDAEYKSADRQTSAKIGRVEQSLSDKEQALSERIGRLDSAYKQAGRTAAANLSTLERTLTKADSALSERISQIDTAYKSADRQTSAKIGRLEQSISNKDQAINQMRETIDAKFASLSDNLLVGGDQTKVSTDWGISYPIKEQLSAGQKVKITLKNAQNLTSVAVYNSGASGSAKIGDLRKVGDEWVGEFAWRIYGSNNELILYRQPRRSRQSVQAVLAKHTDTTALIDEVKQSIATKEQALSERISQLSARMNQPNGKYATAHALDEVKSNVESMNGRLTSEASRTSTLQTTLNGQTASIRNVERSVNGVRAIKAVTVDNNGVISGYGLMSELANGRVNSQFGINADSFYIGSPRDNKKPFATYTRPTVVNGVRIPAGTYINSAFIANASITMAKISDSIQSDNYVAGRSGWRLFKDGRFELNSTFGDGSSLELNSKGLIVWYNKAQGKKAVELGIFT; this comes from the coding sequence ATGCAAATCTACGGCTCTAAAAAAGGTCAAGGCAAACAAAGACAGCCTGTTATTGCCCCCGACTCTGCTCAGTCCAAAGCTTTTGTCAGTATCATGTATGGCTTGGGCGAAGGCGAGATTGCAGGTTTGGCCAATGGCTATAAATCCGTCTATTTGGAAGACACGCCCCTGCAAAATGACAACGGCGAGTTTAACTTTCCCAATGTCAAAGTGGATTTTCGCACAGGCACGAACGACCAAGAGTACATTGATGGCTTTCCTGATGTCGCCAGTGAAACGGCGGTTAATGTCGAGCTAAAACACGGCACGCCTTACATCAAAGCCTTTAATAATCTTGATCTGGATGCTCTGCGGGTGCGTCTAAAATGGGGGGCTTTGCGTCAGCAAAACCGTGAAAATGGCGATGTGTCAGGCGTAAAGATTGATTATGCCATCGATGTCAAAACCGACAACGGTGGCTGGGTCGAAGCCCTAAATACATCCATCAATGCCAAAACATCGAACGCTTACGAGCGTAGCCACCGTATTGATTTGCCAAAAGCTGGGGCAGGCTGGCAGCTGCGTGTTCGCCGTATCACACCGAACAGCACCAGTGATTTTGTCTCTGATAAGATGTATGTGTCAGCCATCACAGAAGTCATTGATTTAAAACTTCGTTATCCTAACACCGCTCTTTTAGGGCTGCGTTATGATGCGTCAAGCTTTGGTAGCATCGCCAAGATGTCGGCTCGTTGTCGTGGTCTCATCATCAAAGTACCAACGAACTACGACCCCATTTCACGCACTTATGATGGCTTATGGAATGGCGAATTTAAGCTTGCCTACTGTAATAACCCTGCGTGGGTCTATTACGACCTATGCACCGCCGAACGCTACGGACTGGGTGGTCGCCTAACAGGCAGCATGATTGATAAATGGTCACTGTATCGTCTCGCCCAATACTGTGATGAAATGGTGGACGATGGCATGGGCGGACAAGAGCCACGCTTTACGGTCAATGTCTATATTCAGTCAGCGGACGGCGCGTTTGAGCTGCTATCTAGACTTGCAGGCGTATTTCGGGCAATTTCCTACTGGGACGGCAGCAGCATTGTACTAGATGCAGACATTCCCCAAGACAGCATTTATTCATTCAGTCGTGCCAATGTCATTGATGGCATGTTTGAATACACAGGCACACGCTCTCGTGACCGCCGCACCGTGGCAAAGGTAGCGTGGGATAATCCCGCCAATCATTTTAAGACCGAATATGAATATGTCAGAGATGAAGCAGCGATTGCCAAGTTTGGCGTGCGTGTGGCGGACATTTCTGCGTGGGGCTGTACTTCTCGTGGGCAAGCCCAGCGTGCAGGACTTTGGGCATTAAAATCCGAACAGCTCGAAACTCGCATGGTAACTTTCAAAGTTGGGCTTGATGGGCTTATCCCTGCCCCTGCCAAAGTGATTGAAATTAGTGATGAGCTGTTTGCAGGGCGTGCCACGGGCGGTCGTGTGCTTGCAATTAACAAAACCAAAACTGTGATTACCCTAGACCGCGCCATTACTGCCAAAGCTGGCGATACCCTTGTCATCAATGGCGATGATGGGGTCAGCCAAAGACGGCAAATCCGCTCGGTCAGTGGCGACAAAATCACGGTAACAAAAGCCTTTGGCAACATCAGTGTGGAAAATGTCTGGGTGCTGGATAGTCAAGACCTTGCCACGATGAAATTTCGTGTGCTGTCGGTAACGGCTGACGATAACCACACTTTTACCATCACTGCCGTGCAGTATAACGGAGCCAAATACGATGCCATCGACCACGGTGCGTACACCCCCGAGCGTCCGATTAGCGTTGTGAGTCCGACCGTGCAAGCCCCCACCAAATCGGTCAATCTGTCAAGCTATCACACGGTCAATCAAGGCGTGAGCATGACCACCCTTGTCATCGGCTGGGAGCAAGTAGCAGGTGCAGTCAAATATCAAGTGGAATGGCGAAAAGACAACGGCAACTGGCAAGCTCTACCACCGACAGGCACAAACTCCATTGAAATCTCTGGTGTCTATGCAGGGCAATACGAAGCACGAGTAACGGCTATTTCTGCCTTTGGACAGGCAAGCCTTGCCACTCATTCTAATTTGACACAGATACAGGGCAAAGTTGGCAAACCGCCACGATTGGCACGCCTAACCGCCACAGGTAAGCTATTTGGTATGGATCTGGCTTGGAATTTTAATGCAGGTTCGGCAGATACCAACTACACAGAAATACAGGTCAGCCCTGACGGCCGCACAAACATCACAACCCTTGGCACGTTTGCTTATCCCACCAACAAGCATGAAATCACAGGGCTACAAGGCAATCTGACCCAGTATTATCGTGCGCGCATTGTGGATAAGTTGGGCAATGCGAGCGACTGGACAGACTGGATGGGCGGCACGACAAGTGCGGACGCCGCCAAAGTGCTGGACTTAATCAGCGGGCATATCACAGAGTCGCACTTAGACCGTGCGCTTCGAGAGCCAATCGCTAAGATTGCAGACTTTGATGATAAGTTTGCAGGATTTGACGGACGAATCAACCAATTCGCATCAAGATTTAACAGTAAAATACCAACGATTGAACAAGCGGTGCAACAAGTCAACGCACGATTACCCCAGCTTAATCGCAGTATTGATGACTTGATGAGCGACAAGAATGCCAAAAGTCAAGAGATTGTCAACATCAAGCAGACATTGGGTAATACCACTACCCAAGTCAGAGATGTTGCCACCAGCACAAGCAACCTAACAAGACGATTTGGCGAAATGGCGGTCAGTCAGCAACGCAATCAAGATGCCTTGAGCGCAAGAATGCAGACTGTGCAAGACAGCATTGTCAGCAATGAGCAAGCGTTATCAAGACGCATTAACCAGTTAGATGCAGAATACAAATCCGCAGACAGACAGACTAGTGCTAAGATTGGACGAGTTGAGCAATCGTTGTCTGATAAAGAGCAAGCGTTATCAGAACGAATTGGTCGGTTGGATAGTGCTTACAAACAAGCTGGTAGAACAGCAGCGGCAAATCTTAGCACACTTGAACGCACACTCACAAAAGCTGACAGTGCCTTGTCAGAGCGTATCTCTCAGATTGACACAGCGTACAAGTCTGCTGATAGGCAGACTAGTGCTAAGATTGGACGGTTGGAGCAGTCCATCAGCAACAAAGATCAAGCCATCAATCAGATGCGTGAGACGATCGACGCCAAGTTCGCCAGTCTAAGCGACAACCTGCTTGTTGGTGGCGATCAGACGAAAGTATCAACCGATTGGGGTATCAGCTACCCCATCAAAGAGCAATTGTCCGCAGGGCAAAAGGTAAAAATCACCTTAAAAAATGCCCAAAACCTCACATCTGTTGCTGTCTATAACTCAGGCGCATCAGGCTCAGCAAAAATCGGAGACTTACGCAAGGTGGGCGATGAATGGGTGGGTGAATTCGCTTGGAGGATTTACGGCTCTAACAATGAGCTGATACTCTACCGCCAGCCACGACGCTCAAGGCAATCTGTCCAAGCCGTACTCGCCAAGCATACCGACACCACGGCATTGATTGATGAGGTAAAACAATCCATCGCAACCAAAGAGCAAGCCTTGTCTGAGCGTATCAGTCAGCTATCTGCTCGGATGAATCAGCCAAACGGCAAGTACGCTACTGCTCATGCACTCGATGAGGTCAAAAGCAATGTCGAGAGCATGAATGGCAGGCTGACCAGTGAGGCAAGCCGCACCTCCACCTTGCAGACCACCCTAAACGGTCAGACCGCAAGCATCCGAAATGTGGAGCGGTCAGTCAATGGCGTGCGTGCGATTAAGGCGGTAACGGTAGACAATAACGGCGTCATCAGCGGTTATGGTCTCATGAGTGAGCTGGCAAACGGTCGTGTGAATAGCCAGTTCGGCATTAACGCTGATAGTTTTTATATCGGAAGCCCAAGAGATAACAAAAAGCCGTTCGCCACCTACACCCGACCTACGGTAGTCAATGGCGTGCGTATTCCTGCTGGTACTTACATCAACAGTGCTTTTATCGCCAACGCCAGCATCACAATGGCGAAGATTAGCGATAGCATACAGTCTGATAACTATGTGGCAGGGCGGAGCGGTTGGCGACTTTTCAAAGATGGTAGATTTGAATTGAACAGTACCTTTGGTGACGGTTCAAGTCTTGAGCTTAACTCAAAAGGCTTGATTGTTTGGTATAACAAAGCACAAGGCAAAAAAGCGGTAGAGTTGGGGATATTTACATGA
- a CDS encoding phage holin family protein, translated as MPEKDPTTYTAITYLWVGLLAMAGGLVAFIRRLNRQRKPERLSVVFIKLIGEMAVSAFAGVVTFYLCEYLETEPLLTAVAVAISGHLGGNAIDAIGKKINHLFSP; from the coding sequence ATGCCCGAGAAAGACCCAACCACCTACACCGCCATCACCTACCTATGGGTGGGACTGCTGGCGATGGCAGGTGGCTTGGTGGCGTTCATTCGCAGGCTCAACCGCCAAAGAAAGCCTGAGCGGCTGTCCGTGGTATTCATCAAGCTCATCGGAGAGATGGCGGTGTCAGCATTCGCTGGCGTCGTCACATTCTACCTATGCGAATACCTAGAGACCGAGCCGCTATTGACAGCGGTGGCGGTCGCCATCAGCGGTCACTTGGGCGGTAACGCCATCGATGCCATCGGCAAAAAAATCAATCATCTATTTAGCCCCTGA
- a CDS encoding TIGR02594 family protein has product MENELKWVQIARQYIGQQEIKGVKHNPIVLDLWKTAFDAKNLPTPSVFKNDETPWCGGFVAGVLAKSDLAKHIPNGFAMARNWLKVGTKLNNPAYGCIVVFWRGNPKSASGHVGFVVGRDKAGNLMVLGGNQADAVNIKPFAPSRVLGYRWCGTQSMPATHRFALPVFASNGKVSTNEA; this is encoded by the coding sequence ATGGAAAATGAATTAAAATGGGTGCAAATCGCCCGCCAGTACATCGGACAACAAGAAATCAAGGGGGTCAAGCACAACCCCATTGTCTTAGACTTGTGGAAAACCGCATTCGACGCGAAGAATCTACCGACACCATCCGTGTTCAAGAACGACGAAACCCCTTGGTGCGGTGGCTTTGTCGCTGGTGTACTTGCTAAGTCAGACCTTGCCAAGCACATTCCTAATGGCTTTGCCATGGCCAGAAACTGGCTAAAAGTAGGCACCAAGCTTAACAATCCTGCTTATGGCTGTATTGTTGTTTTCTGGCGTGGCAATCCAAAATCGGCAAGTGGTCATGTGGGCTTTGTCGTGGGTCGTGATAAGGCAGGTAATTTGATGGTACTGGGTGGCAATCAAGCGGATGCTGTCAATATCAAGCCATTTGCCCCAAGCCGTGTGCTGGGTTATCGTTGGTGTGGTACACAGTCTATGCCTGCGACGCACCGATTTGCGTTGCCTGTTTTTGCGAGTAACGGTAAAGTCAGCACGAACGAAGCTTGA
- a CDS encoding DedA family protein yields MDTISQWVLVMMDKLGLFGVTLMMFLENVFPPIPSELIMPAAGFAAAMEQMHLIAVIIAGTLGSVLGALPLYYLGTILDERRLYHFAEKYGKYFLIKPEDVTSAQRWFDKYGKSVIFFGRMIPAIRSLISIPAGMARMPILPFLTLTALGSAIWTTLLAYAGYALGANYEAVATFIEPISKIVVIVVLVIAVIVIAMRVKKVFFAK; encoded by the coding sequence ATGGACACGATCAGTCAGTGGGTGCTCGTCATGATGGACAAGCTGGGTCTGTTTGGTGTGACGTTAATGATGTTCTTGGAGAATGTATTTCCACCCATTCCCAGCGAGCTCATCATGCCTGCTGCCGGTTTTGCTGCTGCCATGGAACAAATGCATCTCATCGCTGTCATCATCGCAGGCACGTTGGGGTCGGTGCTGGGTGCGCTGCCTTTGTATTATCTGGGCACGATCTTGGATGAGAGACGTCTATATCACTTTGCTGAGAAATACGGCAAATATTTTTTGATAAAGCCTGAAGACGTTACCAGCGCACAGCGATGGTTTGATAAATATGGCAAATCTGTGATTTTCTTTGGGCGTATGATCCCCGCCATTCGCTCACTCATCTCCATCCCTGCTGGCATGGCACGCATGCCAATATTGCCATTTTTGACGCTTACTGCCTTAGGTTCTGCAATCTGGACGACGCTACTGGCGTATGCTGGCTATGCGCTGGGCGCCAATTATGAAGCAGTGGCTACATTCATCGAGCCTATCAGTAAAATTGTGGTCATCGTTGTGCTAGTGATTGCGGTAATCGTGATAGCTATGCGTGTCAAAAAGGTATTTTTTGCGAAATAA